The proteins below are encoded in one region of Salvelinus namaycush isolate Seneca chromosome 32, SaNama_1.0, whole genome shotgun sequence:
- the LOC120026734 gene encoding bromodomain-containing protein 2-like isoform X5, with the protein METAINPPHDSSLGGVDVGLQGVMAMEQGPPGPGKRIRKPSLLFEGFEGPPLLPHGQAPPSGSPRPLVHDMNRQGRATNQLQFLQRAMMKSLWRHHFAWPFHEPVDASKLSLPDYHKIIKQPMDMGTIKRRLENNYYRSASECMQDFNTMFTNCYIYNKPTDDIVLMAQSLEKAFLQKVAQMPQEEVELPPPPPRGKPGKPGKGRRAAVPGGVTTAHQVPAVSQSAYSPPTPDTPESLLSTPPQTLQAKSLPPTLHSTPAMLGLPPTQPTAKKKGVKRKADTTTPTTMAMPITMGVGGIGMGMVGGPDSPLTLTSLGVGQGLGLGLGMGMGIGMGRGRGMAGTKAAAGRRGVSGRPIKPPKKDLPDSVQLQPVRRGKLGQQLRYCNGILKELLSKKHAAYAWPFYKPVDASMLGLHDYHDIIKQPMDLSTIKRKMDSREYRDAQQFAGDVRIMYSNCYKYNPPDHDVVTMARKLQDVFEFCFAKMPDEPAAPPASMGGRSSSSSSSSSSSSESDPSSDSDSSPSSDSEEERAHRLAELQEQLKAVHEQLAALSQGPIVKPKRKKEKKDKKKKKKPEKHRGSRVPVEEDIPIRPPKTPKVTKTSKTPKTPKTKSSKGGSTQGKRGTGKKSNKSKSSKKSQAVTLSMHQMSAAAMLPHYDSEEEDEVSPMSYDEKRQLSLDINKLPGEKLGRVVHIIQAREPSLRDTDPEEIEIDFETLKPSTLRELERYVMTCLRKKPRKPYGKKGGAGKSREELALEKQLELEQRLLDVSGQLNSGKKPQKTKEKPSAVEPHAMASRLSASSSSSDSSSSSSSSSSDTSDSD; encoded by the exons GGCCCCGGCAAGCGCATCCGGAAACCGTCACTGCTGTTTGAGGGATTCGAGGGCCCGCCGTTGCTCCCCCACGGGCAAGCTCCCCCCTCTGGGTCACCACGGCCCCTAGTGCACGACATGAACCGGCAGGGCCGTGCCACCAACCAGCTGCAGTTCCTCCAGAGAGCCATGATGAAGTCCCTGTGGAGGCACCACTTCGCATGGCCCTTCCATGAGCCTGTGGACGCCTCCAAGCTCAGCCTGCCT GACTATCACAAGATTATCAAACAGCCCATGGACATGGGGACCATCAAGAGGCGCCTGGAGAACAACTACTACCGCAGCGCCAGCGAGTGCATGCAGGACTTCAACACCATGTTCACCAACTGCTACATCTacaacaag CCAACAGATGATATTGTTCTGATGGCCCAGTCCCTGGAGAAAGCTTTCCTTCAGAAGGTTGCCCAGATGCCCCAGGAGGAGGTAGAactgccccctcctcccccacgGGGTAAACCGGGCAAGCCAGGCAAAGGACGCAGAGCCGCAG TACCAGGAGGAGTGACCACTGCTCACCAGGTCCCGGCAGTGTCCCAGTCCGCGTACTCTCCCCCCACGCCGGACACCCCGGAGTCGCTGCTCTCCACCCCCCCACAGACGCTCCAGGCCAAGAGCTTACCTCCCACCCTCCACAGTACTCCTGCTATGCTAGGCTTACCCCCCACACAGCCCACAGCCAAG AAAAAGGGAGTGAAGCGGAAAGCagacaccaccacccccaccaccatggCCATGCCCATCACCATGGGCGTTGGCGGGATTGGCATGGGCATGGTCGGTGGACCCGACTCCCCGTTGACACTCACCTCGCTGGGGGTAGGCCAAGGCCTGGGCCTGGGCCTCGGCATGGGGATGGGTATTGGTATGGGCCGCGGCAGAGGCATGGCGGGCACCAAAGCAGCTGCAGGGAGGCGGGGAGTCAGCGGGCGCCCTATCAAGCCCCCGAAGAAAGACCTGCCGGACTCGGTGCAGCTCCAGCCGGTGCGACGCGGCAAACTGGGCCAGCAGCTCCGGTACTGCAACGGGATTCTCAAAGAGCTGCTGTCCAAGAAACACGCGGCGTACGCCTGGCCCTTCTACAAACCAGTGGACGCCTCCATGCTGGGCCTACACGACTACCACGACATCATCAAGCAGCCCATGGACCTCAGCACCATCAAG AGGAAAATGGACAGTCGAGAATACCGGGACGCCCAGCAGTTTGCCGGTGACGTCAGGATAATGTATTCTAACTGCTATAAGTACAACCCTCCAGACCATGACGTGGTAACCATGGCACGCAAACTACAG gacGTCTTTGAGTTCTGCTTTGCCAAGATGCCCGACGAGCCTGCGGCCCCTCCTGCTTCCATGGGTGGACGCTCCTCATCTTCTTCATCTTCCTCCTCGTCCTCGTCTGAGAGCGACCCCAGCAGCGACAGCGACAGCAGCCCCAGCTCGGACAGCGAGGAGGAGCGAGCACACCGCCTGGCCGAGCTGCAGGAACAG CTGAAAGCAGTTCATGAGCAATTGGCAGCACTCTCCCAGGGCCCCATCGTTAAGCctaagaggaagaaagagaagaaggacaagaagaagaagaagaagcccgAGAAGCATCGGGGAAGTCGGGTGCCAGTCGAAGAGGATATACCCATCCGGCCGCCCAAAACGCCCAAGGTCACCAAGACGTCGAAGACGCCAAAGACACCCAAGACCAAGAGCAGCAAAGGGGGCTCCACACAGGGCAAGAGGGGCACTGGGAAGAAGAGCAACAAGAGCAA GTCTTCCAAGAAGTCGCAGGCAGTGACGCTCAGCATGCACCAGATGAGCGCCGCCGCCATGCTCCCCCACTACGActcagaggaggaggacgaggtgTCGCCCATGAGCTACGACGAGAAGCGCCAGCTCAGCCTGGACATCAACAAGCTGCCCGGGGAGAAGCTGGGCCGCGTGGTTCATATCATCCAGGCGCGCGAGCCATCGCTGCGCGACACTGACCCAGAGGAGATCGAGATAGACTTTGAGACGCTCAAGCCGTCCACGCTGCGCGAGCTGGAACGCTACGTTATGACCTGCCTCCGCAAGAAGCCTCGCAAACCCTATG GGAAGAAAGGTGGAGCAGGGAAGTCCCGGGAGGAGCTGGCTCTGGAGAAGCAGTTGGAATTGGAGCAGAGGTTGCTGGATGTCAGCGGGCAGCTCAACTCTGGCAAGAAGCCTCAGAAAACCAAAG AGAAACCCAGTGCTGTGGAGCCCCATGCCATGGCGTCTCGCCTTAGCGCCAGCAGCTCCAGCTCAgactcttcttcctcttcctcatcgtCCTCCTCTGACACCAGTGACTCAGACTGA
- the LOC120026734 gene encoding bromodomain-containing protein 2-like isoform X2, producing the protein METAINPPHDSSLGGVDVGLQGVMAMEQGPPGPGKRIRKPSLLFEGFEGPPLLPHGQAPPSGSPRPLVHDMNRQGRATNQLQFLQRAMMKSLWRHHFAWPFHEPVDASKLSLPDYHKIIKQPMDMGTIKRRLENNYYRSASECMQDFNTMFTNCYIYNKPTDDIVLMAQSLEKAFLQKVAQMPQEEVELPPPPPRGKPGKPGKGRRAAVPGGVTTAHQVPAVSQSAYSPPTPDTPESLLSTPPQTLQAKSLPPTLHSTPAMLGLPPTQPTAKKKGVKRKADTTTPTTMAMPITMGVGGIGMGMVGGPDSPLTLTSLGVGQGLGLGLGMGMGIGMGRGRGMAGTKAAAGRRGVSGRPIKPPKKDLPDSVQLQPVRRGKLGQQLRYCNGILKELLSKKHAAYAWPFYKPVDASMLGLHDYHDIIKQPMDLSTIKRKMDSREYRDAQQFAGDVRIMYSNCYKYNPPDHDVVTMARKLQDVFEFCFAKMPDEPAAPPASMGGRSSSSSSSSSSSSESDPSSDSDSSPSSDSEEERAHRLAELQEQVCTQLKAVHEQLAALSQGPIVKPKRKKEKKDKKKKKKPEKHRGSRVPVEEDIPIRPPKTPKVTKTSKTPKTPKTKSSKGGSTQGKRGTGKKSNKSKSSKKSQAVTLSMHQMSAAAMLPHYDSEEEDEVSPMSYDEKRQLSLDINKLPGEKLGRVVHIIQAREPSLRDTDPEEIEIDFETLKPSTLRELERYVMTCLRKKPRKPYGKKGGAGKSREELALEKQLELEQRLLDVSGQLNSGKKPQKTKAEKPSAVEPHAMASRLSASSSSSDSSSSSSSSSSDTSDSD; encoded by the exons GGCCCCGGCAAGCGCATCCGGAAACCGTCACTGCTGTTTGAGGGATTCGAGGGCCCGCCGTTGCTCCCCCACGGGCAAGCTCCCCCCTCTGGGTCACCACGGCCCCTAGTGCACGACATGAACCGGCAGGGCCGTGCCACCAACCAGCTGCAGTTCCTCCAGAGAGCCATGATGAAGTCCCTGTGGAGGCACCACTTCGCATGGCCCTTCCATGAGCCTGTGGACGCCTCCAAGCTCAGCCTGCCT GACTATCACAAGATTATCAAACAGCCCATGGACATGGGGACCATCAAGAGGCGCCTGGAGAACAACTACTACCGCAGCGCCAGCGAGTGCATGCAGGACTTCAACACCATGTTCACCAACTGCTACATCTacaacaag CCAACAGATGATATTGTTCTGATGGCCCAGTCCCTGGAGAAAGCTTTCCTTCAGAAGGTTGCCCAGATGCCCCAGGAGGAGGTAGAactgccccctcctcccccacgGGGTAAACCGGGCAAGCCAGGCAAAGGACGCAGAGCCGCAG TACCAGGAGGAGTGACCACTGCTCACCAGGTCCCGGCAGTGTCCCAGTCCGCGTACTCTCCCCCCACGCCGGACACCCCGGAGTCGCTGCTCTCCACCCCCCCACAGACGCTCCAGGCCAAGAGCTTACCTCCCACCCTCCACAGTACTCCTGCTATGCTAGGCTTACCCCCCACACAGCCCACAGCCAAG AAAAAGGGAGTGAAGCGGAAAGCagacaccaccacccccaccaccatggCCATGCCCATCACCATGGGCGTTGGCGGGATTGGCATGGGCATGGTCGGTGGACCCGACTCCCCGTTGACACTCACCTCGCTGGGGGTAGGCCAAGGCCTGGGCCTGGGCCTCGGCATGGGGATGGGTATTGGTATGGGCCGCGGCAGAGGCATGGCGGGCACCAAAGCAGCTGCAGGGAGGCGGGGAGTCAGCGGGCGCCCTATCAAGCCCCCGAAGAAAGACCTGCCGGACTCGGTGCAGCTCCAGCCGGTGCGACGCGGCAAACTGGGCCAGCAGCTCCGGTACTGCAACGGGATTCTCAAAGAGCTGCTGTCCAAGAAACACGCGGCGTACGCCTGGCCCTTCTACAAACCAGTGGACGCCTCCATGCTGGGCCTACACGACTACCACGACATCATCAAGCAGCCCATGGACCTCAGCACCATCAAG AGGAAAATGGACAGTCGAGAATACCGGGACGCCCAGCAGTTTGCCGGTGACGTCAGGATAATGTATTCTAACTGCTATAAGTACAACCCTCCAGACCATGACGTGGTAACCATGGCACGCAAACTACAG gacGTCTTTGAGTTCTGCTTTGCCAAGATGCCCGACGAGCCTGCGGCCCCTCCTGCTTCCATGGGTGGACGCTCCTCATCTTCTTCATCTTCCTCCTCGTCCTCGTCTGAGAGCGACCCCAGCAGCGACAGCGACAGCAGCCCCAGCTCGGACAGCGAGGAGGAGCGAGCACACCGCCTGGCCGAGCTGCAGGAACAGGTGTGTACACAG CTGAAAGCAGTTCATGAGCAATTGGCAGCACTCTCCCAGGGCCCCATCGTTAAGCctaagaggaagaaagagaagaaggacaagaagaagaagaagaagcccgAGAAGCATCGGGGAAGTCGGGTGCCAGTCGAAGAGGATATACCCATCCGGCCGCCCAAAACGCCCAAGGTCACCAAGACGTCGAAGACGCCAAAGACACCCAAGACCAAGAGCAGCAAAGGGGGCTCCACACAGGGCAAGAGGGGCACTGGGAAGAAGAGCAACAAGAGCAA GTCTTCCAAGAAGTCGCAGGCAGTGACGCTCAGCATGCACCAGATGAGCGCCGCCGCCATGCTCCCCCACTACGActcagaggaggaggacgaggtgTCGCCCATGAGCTACGACGAGAAGCGCCAGCTCAGCCTGGACATCAACAAGCTGCCCGGGGAGAAGCTGGGCCGCGTGGTTCATATCATCCAGGCGCGCGAGCCATCGCTGCGCGACACTGACCCAGAGGAGATCGAGATAGACTTTGAGACGCTCAAGCCGTCCACGCTGCGCGAGCTGGAACGCTACGTTATGACCTGCCTCCGCAAGAAGCCTCGCAAACCCTATG GGAAGAAAGGTGGAGCAGGGAAGTCCCGGGAGGAGCTGGCTCTGGAGAAGCAGTTGGAATTGGAGCAGAGGTTGCTGGATGTCAGCGGGCAGCTCAACTCTGGCAAGAAGCCTCAGAAAACCAAAG CAGAGAAACCCAGTGCTGTGGAGCCCCATGCCATGGCGTCTCGCCTTAGCGCCAGCAGCTCCAGCTCAgactcttcttcctcttcctcatcgtCCTCCTCTGACACCAGTGACTCAGACTGA